CTGTTTAGCTTCGTTTCTGTCACAATGGAACAAAGGGATGGAACTCCCCGCATCTATGCATGAAGTGGAGCAGGTATTACGCTCCATGGAAGATGCTGCACTCGAGACCACCGGTTTGTTGCTATCGGGTAAGACCATCGGAAGTCTTATCCTGAACCTGATTATTGTAGCAGGGTTTGCAGCAGTGTCGGAAGAGATGTTTTTCCGTGGAGCCTTACAACAATTTATTCAGGAGAAGTTTCCGAACGGACATGTGGCTGTCTGGATCACGGCACTGGTATTCAGTCTGGTTCATTTCCAGTTTTATGGATTTTTGCCCAGACTCCTGTTGGGTGCCCTGTTGGGATATCTGTTCCTTTACACGCGGAATCTATGGGTACCCATCCTGTTCCACTTTATAAATAATGCTTTCATAGTCGTGTTACATTATTTCTGGGGTGACAGTAAATGGATTCAGCAGTTAGACGAGATGCCGGTCGACAGGTGGTTTGCCTTTGTCGCTGTTGGGAGCGCCTTATGTACCGTGCTGCTGTTTCGGGGATATAGAAAGAAGTGGTTAGGTGCTTAAGTGGATGAAGTGGCTGAGTGGTTGGGAAGTTAGGATTGAAACATTAAAAGTGAAAAATTAGAAATAATGATACAAATTCAAAATACGCTTTTGTCAGACGATATATTCGAAGAACGATTTATCTGTGACCTCTGCAAATGCAAGGGAGAATGTTGTGTAGAGGGGGAGTCGGGAGCACCTATTACAAAAGAGGAGTTCCAGGAGATAGAAGGAATTCTGTCTGAAATCTGGAATGATCTTTCCCCGAAGGCACAGGAGGTGATTAATAAGCAGGGTATCGCCTATACCGATTATGATGGGGAACTGGTTACCTCACTTGTAAATGGAAAAGAGTGTGTATTCACCTACTTCGATGCAGATGGAATTTGCAAATGTGCCATTGACAATGCTTACCGTGAAGGCCGGATATCTGTCCGTAAACCGGTCTCGTGCCATCTTTACCCAATAAGGTTGACAGAATACAGCGATTTCACTGCAGTCAATTATCACCGTTGGTCAATATGTGAGCCGGCCGTAAGACTTGGGAGGAAAGAAGGAATACCCCTTTACCGCTTCCTGAGAGAACCGTTGACCAGAAAATTTGGGGAAGAGTGGTATAATGAAGTGTGTGAAGCCGCCAAATTGCTGAAAGGAGAGGAGTAATTTCTTGATTTTTTATCCTATTTGCTTTCTCAATTTAGAATCTTGTGCTATTTTTGCACATACATAAGTAAAATGTGCATAATAGTATGGTTTCTGCAATTTCCAAAACAAAGAAAGATTTAATCGATGTAGCGCAGCAGCTTTTCGCCAAAAAAGGTGTTGAGAACACAACGATGAATGATATTGCCGAAGCATCGCAACGTGGCCGCCGCACTCTCTATACCTATTTCAATAGCAAATACGATATTTATAAGGCAGTTATTGAGTCGGAACTCAATGTGCTGTACCACAGGCTTGAGGAAGTAATCAAACGTGATATTCCGGCTGATGAGAAACTCATCCTGCTGGCTTTTACACGCTTGAGTGCCGTCAAGGAGGTGGTTACACGCAATGGTACGCTACGTGCCAATTTCTTTAGGGATATCTGGCAGGTGGAAAACGTCCGCAAGGAGTTCGACAGGAAAGAGATCAGCTACCTTGAAGGAATTATCCAGGATGGTTGTAATAAAGGTATCTTCGTGTTGAAGAATGTGAAACAGACTGCGGTAATATTGCATTATGCTTTTAAAGGATTGGAAGTACCTTCCATCCGGGGGACATTAGGACTTGACTATAACAAAAAAGAAGACAGGGAGATTATCTCTGATATTCTTTTTAAGGGATTGTATAGGAGAAGTGAAAAGTGAAAAACTAAAAGTGAAAAATTGGGAAATAAGAAGTTAGAAGTGGGAAGTGAAGAAGGGAAGGTGAAAAGAAGGATAATCAATTCATAATTCATAACTTATAATTTATAATTAAAAATGAAGTTATTAGAAGGAAAAACAGCGTTAGTTACCGGAGCTGCCCGTGGTATTGGGAAAGCAATTGCATTGAAGTTTGCTTTGGAAGGAGCGAATATCGCATTTACGGATTTAACTATAGACGAGGTCGGTGCAGCTACCGAGCACGAAATCGCTTCTTTGGGAGTGAAGTGTAAAGGCTATGCCTCCAATGCTGCTAATTTTGAAGAAACACACAAGGTGGTGGATCAGGTGATGCAGGATTTTGGCCGTATAGATATCCTGATCAACAATGCCGGTATCACTAAAGACGGGTTGATGATGCGGATGAGCGAGCAGCAATGGGATGCGGTGATCAATGTCAACCTGAAATCGGCATTCAACTTCATTCATGCGGTGACACCTGTGATGATGCGTCAGAAATCAGGCAGCATCGTGAACATGAGTTCCGTGGTGGGAGTATCCGGGAACGCCGGTCAGGCCAACTATTCCGCTTCCAAAGCAGGTATGATCGGTCTGGCGAAATCCATGGCGAAAGAGTTAGGTTCACGCGGTATCCGTGTCAATGCCATTGCTCC
This window of the Proteiniphilum saccharofermentans genome carries:
- a CDS encoding CPBP family intramembrane glutamic endopeptidase — encoded protein: MKPFFSSFTPGYKIAWLFLFLLIGVITAGILTNLILMIPGVDGGDGVTAIYVGSVMQSVLGTALPAYFIAVLTHTAPVRYLKMTANGRMGEKMIFAVLAFIFSYCLASFLSQWNKGMELPASMHEVEQVLRSMEDAALETTGLLLSGKTIGSLILNLIIVAGFAAVSEEMFFRGALQQFIQEKFPNGHVAVWITALVFSLVHFQFYGFLPRLLLGALLGYLFLYTRNLWVPILFHFINNAFIVVLHYFWGDSKWIQQLDEMPVDRWFAFVAVGSALCTVLLFRGYRKKWLGA
- a CDS encoding DUF3109 family protein is translated as MIQIQNTLLSDDIFEERFICDLCKCKGECCVEGESGAPITKEEFQEIEGILSEIWNDLSPKAQEVINKQGIAYTDYDGELVTSLVNGKECVFTYFDADGICKCAIDNAYREGRISVRKPVSCHLYPIRLTEYSDFTAVNYHRWSICEPAVRLGRKEGIPLYRFLREPLTRKFGEEWYNEVCEAAKLLKGEE
- a CDS encoding TetR/AcrR family transcriptional regulator: MVSAISKTKKDLIDVAQQLFAKKGVENTTMNDIAEASQRGRRTLYTYFNSKYDIYKAVIESELNVLYHRLEEVIKRDIPADEKLILLAFTRLSAVKEVVTRNGTLRANFFRDIWQVENVRKEFDRKEISYLEGIIQDGCNKGIFVLKNVKQTAVILHYAFKGLEVPSIRGTLGLDYNKKEDREIISDILFKGLYRRSEK
- the fabG gene encoding 3-oxoacyl-[acyl-carrier-protein] reductase, with the translated sequence MKLLEGKTALVTGAARGIGKAIALKFALEGANIAFTDLTIDEVGAATEHEIASLGVKCKGYASNAANFEETHKVVDQVMQDFGRIDILINNAGITKDGLMMRMSEQQWDAVINVNLKSAFNFIHAVTPVMMRQKSGSIVNMSSVVGVSGNAGQANYSASKAGMIGLAKSMAKELGSRGIRVNAIAPGFIITEMTGQLSEEVRNEWAKQIPLRRGGTPEDVANTALFLACDLSSYVSGQVINVCGGMNT